A single genomic interval of Halalkalibaculum roseum harbors:
- a CDS encoding Mth938-like domain-containing protein, translating to MNNKTKSPKITSFSWGHLETSDGNSYKDAKLYPGGSEEWDWNETGTSHVPGIQPADVQALLDHDCEVIILSKGVNERLRTKEETRLLLEEKQLEYKILQTEKAISEYNDLAETKKVGALIHSTC from the coding sequence ATGAACAATAAAACCAAATCTCCGAAAATTACTTCTTTCAGCTGGGGACACCTGGAAACCTCTGACGGGAACAGTTACAAGGATGCCAAACTCTATCCCGGTGGATCCGAAGAGTGGGACTGGAATGAAACAGGCACCAGCCACGTGCCCGGTATACAACCGGCCGATGTGCAGGCACTTTTGGATCATGACTGCGAGGTTATCATACTTTCCAAAGGGGTCAACGAACGATTGCGAACCAAAGAGGAAACCCGCCTGCTCCTGGAAGAGAAGCAGCTTGAATACAAAATACTTCAAACAGAAAAAGCAATTTCTGAATACAATGACCTTGCAGAGACTAAGAAGGTTGGCGCACTAATCCACTCAACCTGCTGA
- a CDS encoding 5-formyltetrahydrofolate cyclo-ligase has protein sequence MDLSQRKQAMREQLLKVRSELGTAEYREKSDQIITRLKTEAEFKSAEVIHCYVSMNERREVNTHGLLENLVNSKKKPVVSITHFDDGTLSHRYLESMDDLKENKWGVLEPVRGEVAALDEFELVIVPMVGGDRKKNRIGYGKGFYDRFLREVSCPAIGLLFDRCLVESVPVESFDVALDKCITESKIIS, from the coding sequence TTGGATTTATCACAACGAAAGCAGGCAATGCGGGAGCAGCTTCTGAAAGTTCGGTCTGAACTGGGTACAGCTGAATACAGGGAAAAATCAGATCAAATAATAACACGCCTGAAAACCGAAGCCGAGTTCAAATCAGCAGAGGTAATCCACTGCTACGTCTCCATGAACGAACGCAGGGAAGTGAATACGCACGGATTGCTCGAGAACCTAGTCAATAGCAAGAAAAAGCCGGTAGTCTCCATTACCCATTTTGACGACGGTACGCTTTCTCACAGGTATCTGGAGTCGATGGATGATCTTAAGGAGAACAAATGGGGCGTTTTGGAACCTGTGAGAGGAGAAGTAGCAGCCCTGGATGAATTCGAGCTTGTGATCGTGCCCATGGTTGGAGGTGATAGGAAGAAGAACAGGATCGGTTACGGGAAAGGGTTCTACGATCGCTTTCTCCGGGAGGTAAGCTGTCCGGCAATCGGACTACTCTTTGACAGGTGCCTGGTTGAGTCGGTTCCGGTAGAGTCTTTTGATGTAGCCCTCGATAAATGTATCACAGAGAGTAAAATTATTTCCTAA
- the nuoF gene encoding NADH-quinone oxidoreductase subunit NuoF, producing the protein MANDWRSFEPLLIPDIPNLQKIDVYEENGGYGALRKILNDTEKWSRENVTNEVKQANIRGRGGAGFNAGLKWSFMPKPDGGPRYLACNGDESEPGTFKDRKIFEYNPHLFIEGALIAAYAMTVDTIYVYIRGEYIDWVHMLQKAVDDAYEKGYLGKDILGKGVDIDMHLTYGAGAYICGEETSMLESLEGKRGYPRVKPPFPAQKGLWGRPTTINNIETLANVPLVINNGAEWYGNIGAEGHPGPVLYGISGHVENPGVYELPSGVPVMDLINEVAGGIRGGKNLKALIPGGSSTPVLRADQLEGVTMNADSLRDAGSMMGTAGMVVMDEDTDMVDVLWRIAHFYHHESCGQCTPCRDGTGWLEKILLKIKNGEGEVKDLDLLLDLTTQMEGRTICALADAAAWPVRHTINRFRDEFEARCKKSVHAVA; encoded by the coding sequence ATGGCTAACGACTGGAGATCTTTTGAACCGCTTCTTATTCCTGACATCCCAAATCTGCAAAAGATTGATGTCTACGAAGAAAACGGAGGTTACGGAGCGCTACGGAAAATATTGAACGACACGGAAAAGTGGTCGCGTGAAAATGTAACCAACGAGGTAAAGCAAGCCAATATCCGGGGTCGCGGCGGTGCCGGTTTTAATGCCGGTCTAAAATGGAGCTTTATGCCCAAGCCTGATGGCGGTCCTCGTTACCTGGCATGCAATGGTGACGAATCGGAACCGGGCACTTTTAAAGACCGCAAAATCTTTGAATATAACCCTCACCTTTTTATTGAGGGAGCACTTATTGCAGCTTATGCAATGACAGTAGATACTATCTATGTCTATATACGCGGTGAGTATATAGACTGGGTTCACATGCTACAGAAAGCCGTTGATGATGCTTATGAGAAAGGATATCTCGGCAAAGACATTCTTGGAAAAGGTGTAGATATTGACATGCACCTCACTTATGGAGCAGGTGCCTACATTTGCGGTGAAGAGACCTCCATGCTTGAATCTCTGGAGGGTAAACGAGGATACCCCCGCGTAAAGCCTCCCTTCCCCGCACAGAAAGGTTTATGGGGAAGACCTACAACTATTAACAACATTGAGACCCTTGCCAATGTACCTCTCGTGATTAATAACGGAGCGGAATGGTACGGTAACATCGGGGCCGAAGGTCATCCCGGACCGGTGCTCTATGGCATTTCCGGTCACGTAGAAAACCCTGGAGTGTATGAATTACCCTCAGGCGTACCTGTAATGGACCTAATCAATGAAGTGGCGGGCGGTATTCGCGGTGGAAAAAATCTTAAGGCATTAATTCCAGGCGGATCATCAACACCGGTACTGCGAGCCGACCAGTTGGAAGGAGTTACTATGAACGCTGACTCCCTTAGAGATGCCGGATCCATGATGGGAACGGCCGGTATGGTTGTGATGGATGAAGATACCGACATGGTTGATGTCCTATGGCGCATTGCTCATTTCTACCATCACGAGTCATGCGGACAATGTACCCCATGCCGAGACGGGACAGGATGGCTTGAAAAGATTTTATTGAAAATTAAGAACGGTGAAGGTGAAGTCAAGGATCTTGACCTGCTGCTCGACCTGACCACCCAGATGGAAGGTCGAACCATATGTGCCCTGGCGGACGCCGCGGCGTGGCCTGTCAGACACACCATCAACCGTTTCAGAGATGAATTTGAAGCACGCTGCAAGAAATCGGTACACGCAGTAGCCTAA
- the bshC gene encoding bacillithiol biosynthesis cysteine-adding enzyme BshC yields the protein MQIKDYPFSKLPFSNLFQTYTSDFSKLESYFETNPFNEGDIVSHAQQLDFIGDRHRSSEILKEINERYQPNHKVFDNIDKLARKDTLAIVTGQQLGVFGGPLYTVFKILGTIHLAKRFERQLQKPVVPVFWLADEDHDYEEVQSVNIINGDDIETFSLPDKSGNLPPVAELKFPDELESLKKNVRECLYETDFSDELWDVLDHAFQAGKRFDYAFGDFVAKLFSKYGLVLAGSNHPAVKEHTKQCMKDAISNADEMREALEKQSNKLNRDYHQQVTLYDSNLFYLHEEDGRQKISRNGDGWKTDSGKEWQTQELVNEIDTDPEKFSPNVFLRPILQDYFLPTLGYVAGPGETAYYGQMKLFYQNFGLRMPVIFPRLSATFIEPAIDRILDELPFDLYEYDSRIEDLESEFVDRTEQVDIEAIFSDWKEKVESISSEKTESIKEIDPTLEGAAGKASSVYMGELDKLKGKVYRAVKQQEQTQLNRIKKIKSQLFPNGAPQERVVASIYFMNKYGISIWDELLGSLDEDEHFNSHKLISL from the coding sequence TTGCAAATAAAAGACTATCCTTTCAGCAAACTGCCATTCTCAAATTTATTTCAGACCTACACTTCTGATTTCAGTAAACTGGAATCATACTTTGAGACCAATCCTTTTAATGAGGGCGATATTGTATCTCACGCCCAACAACTTGATTTCATAGGAGACAGGCATCGATCTTCCGAAATTCTTAAAGAGATCAACGAGAGGTACCAGCCTAACCATAAGGTATTCGATAACATTGACAAACTTGCCCGTAAAGATACCCTCGCCATAGTTACCGGTCAGCAGCTTGGGGTTTTTGGCGGACCTCTCTACACGGTCTTCAAGATTCTTGGGACGATACATCTTGCCAAGAGGTTTGAACGTCAACTTCAGAAGCCGGTTGTTCCTGTCTTTTGGCTAGCCGATGAAGACCACGATTATGAGGAAGTACAGAGTGTAAATATCATCAATGGAGATGATATTGAAACATTTTCGCTGCCTGATAAAAGCGGAAACCTGCCCCCGGTGGCAGAACTGAAATTTCCTGATGAGCTGGAATCCTTGAAAAAGAATGTTAGAGAGTGTCTCTATGAAACCGATTTCTCAGATGAACTATGGGATGTTTTGGATCATGCATTTCAGGCCGGCAAACGATTTGATTATGCATTCGGTGATTTTGTAGCCAAACTCTTCTCGAAATACGGCCTGGTATTGGCCGGCAGTAATCATCCGGCAGTCAAGGAGCACACAAAACAGTGCATGAAGGATGCCATAAGCAATGCCGATGAGATGCGTGAAGCTCTCGAAAAGCAGAGCAACAAACTAAATAGAGACTATCACCAACAGGTTACTCTTTATGATTCGAACCTCTTTTACCTTCATGAGGAAGACGGCAGACAGAAGATCAGCAGAAATGGTGACGGTTGGAAAACGGATTCAGGAAAAGAGTGGCAAACGCAAGAACTGGTTAATGAAATAGATACTGATCCCGAAAAGTTCTCACCAAATGTATTCCTGCGACCTATTCTTCAGGATTATTTCCTACCTACCCTTGGCTATGTGGCCGGACCCGGGGAGACGGCATACTATGGACAGATGAAGCTTTTTTATCAAAACTTCGGGCTCAGAATGCCGGTTATTTTTCCGCGTTTGAGTGCAACTTTCATTGAGCCGGCTATTGACCGCATTCTGGACGAGCTGCCATTCGATCTCTATGAATATGACAGCCGCATTGAAGATCTCGAATCGGAATTTGTAGACCGTACCGAACAGGTTGATATCGAAGCCATTTTTTCTGATTGGAAAGAAAAAGTAGAATCAATAAGCAGTGAAAAAACGGAAAGCATCAAAGAGATTGATCCTACTCTGGAAGGCGCAGCAGGAAAGGCATCCTCAGTGTATATGGGCGAGTTAGATAAACTGAAGGGAAAAGTGTACCGCGCAGTAAAACAGCAAGAGCAGACCCAGTTAAATCGTATCAAAAAAATTAAGTCGCAGCTGTTTCCTAATGGTGCCCCGCAGGAGCGCGTTGTTGCAAGCATATATTTCATGAACAAATATGGGATTTCTATCTGGGATGAACTGCTGGGAAGCCTGGATGAGGATGAGCACTTCAATTCGCATAAATTAATTTCCCTATAG
- the nuoD gene encoding NADH dehydrogenase (quinone) subunit D, giving the protein MKNQNILDKVKPKFFKEHQESIYQALEDKHTTIESIEDEDPLNTKMVLNMGPQHPATHGVLRLILQLNGEVIEKTKVDIGYLHRGVEKIAENKTYQEFMPYTDRMDYLSPYSNNVALCTAVEKIANVEVPERAHYIRMIGCELARISSHLLWLGTMVMDAGAISFFIWTFREREKLYDIFDNLGGHRFTISHSRIGGVANDMTDDCIAMIKEFVNTFPQELKDWHGLLDRNRIFIDRNENVGVLHTEDALEYGAAGPSLRASGYAYDIRKIEPYARYDEVEFEVPTRLEGDNLARYYVRMEEMHESIRIIRQCLDKLPKGPVRTDNAKQAYPSKDEVYYSMEGMIHDFMMTDTGICPPEGAECYHAVEGPKGELGYYIKSDGTGHPWRMKIKTGSFANLQILENVLDGEMVADTVVIIGGLDPVMGEADK; this is encoded by the coding sequence ATGAAGAATCAAAATATTTTAGATAAGGTAAAACCGAAGTTTTTCAAGGAGCACCAGGAGTCTATATACCAGGCGCTTGAGGATAAACATACCACTATTGAAAGTATTGAGGATGAAGATCCGCTCAATACCAAAATGGTACTCAATATGGGTCCCCAGCACCCCGCGACTCACGGTGTGTTGCGTTTGATACTTCAGCTCAACGGTGAAGTTATCGAAAAGACGAAGGTGGATATCGGATACCTACATCGCGGGGTTGAAAAAATTGCCGAAAACAAGACCTACCAGGAGTTCATGCCTTATACCGATCGCATGGACTACCTTTCGCCATACAGCAACAACGTTGCATTGTGTACGGCGGTTGAAAAAATTGCAAATGTAGAAGTTCCCGAGCGAGCCCATTATATACGTATGATCGGATGTGAGCTTGCTCGAATCTCCTCCCACCTGCTGTGGCTTGGAACTATGGTGATGGATGCCGGAGCTATTTCCTTCTTTATTTGGACTTTCCGGGAAAGAGAAAAACTATATGATATTTTTGATAACCTGGGCGGCCACCGTTTCACTATTTCGCATTCTCGTATCGGCGGAGTAGCCAATGATATGACGGATGACTGTATTGCCATGATCAAGGAATTTGTCAATACATTCCCACAGGAATTGAAAGACTGGCATGGCCTGCTGGATCGAAACAGGATTTTCATTGACCGTAATGAAAATGTCGGCGTGCTACATACCGAGGATGCACTGGAGTACGGTGCTGCCGGGCCTAGCCTTCGCGCTTCCGGTTATGCTTATGATATTCGTAAGATAGAACCCTATGCCCGTTATGACGAGGTAGAATTTGAAGTGCCTACACGCCTGGAAGGTGATAACCTGGCTCGCTACTATGTGCGGATGGAAGAAATGCATGAAAGCATCCGCATTATCCGTCAATGTCTGGATAAGCTGCCCAAAGGTCCGGTTCGTACCGATAACGCCAAGCAAGCTTATCCGTCGAAAGACGAGGTATACTACTCTATGGAAGGTATGATTCATGACTTTATGATGACCGATACCGGAATCTGTCCTCCAGAAGGAGCAGAATGCTATCACGCTGTTGAAGGTCCGAAAGGTGAACTTGGATATTATATCAAAAGCGACGGGACGGGACACCCCTGGCGCATGAAAATTAAAACCGGCTCATTTGCCAATCTCCAGATACTTGAAAATGTACTGGATGGTGAAATGGTAGCCGACACCGTAGTTATCATCGGTGGTCTGGATCCCGTAATGGGCGAAGCAGATAAGTGA
- a CDS encoding NADH-quinone oxidoreductase subunit C — translation MALELSEKHQEVIDKLSEAFPDSFIEAYQSSGDTFVRVEADAIVDICSFLKKECHFSYLGDVFGADNFTSKQRFEVVYNMVSLKDQIRLFVKVHLEESNPVIQSVTGVWKSANWPEREVYDMFGIQFTGHPDMRRIFMPQDFDYYPMRKEFPLLGIPGSIELPNTTPDTE, via the coding sequence ATGGCTTTAGAACTATCTGAAAAACACCAAGAGGTAATCGATAAACTTTCGGAAGCTTTTCCTGATTCCTTTATCGAAGCGTACCAGTCATCCGGGGATACATTTGTTCGGGTGGAAGCAGATGCCATCGTTGATATCTGTTCATTTCTTAAAAAGGAGTGCCACTTCAGCTATCTGGGTGATGTATTTGGGGCTGACAATTTCACTTCCAAACAGCGCTTTGAAGTGGTTTACAACATGGTTTCCCTGAAAGATCAGATTCGCCTGTTTGTAAAGGTACACCTGGAAGAGAGCAATCCTGTCATTCAATCGGTAACCGGCGTCTGGAAATCCGCCAACTGGCCGGAGCGTGAAGTGTACGACATGTTCGGCATTCAGTTTACCGGTCACCCGGATATGCGAAGAATATTTATGCCTCAGGACTTTGACTACTACCCAATGCGCAAAGAATTTCCTCTGCTGGGTATCCCGGGTTCCATAGAATTGCCAAATACAACTCCCGATACAGAATAG
- a CDS encoding NADH-quinone oxidoreductase subunit A, whose translation MLTNYLPILITAGVAIVLAILLMTLSRILGPYRPNTNKLNPYESGMDPVGEADERYSISFYLVAMEFIVFDLEVVFIYPWAVQYLELGVGTLIAMIFFITVLFIGLLYTLKKGTVDWDIKRQLLEN comes from the coding sequence ATGCTCACTAATTATCTACCAATACTTATAACGGCAGGCGTCGCTATTGTACTTGCCATTTTGTTGATGACGCTTTCCCGCATACTTGGCCCCTACCGTCCGAATACCAACAAGCTGAATCCCTATGAAAGCGGCATGGACCCGGTAGGTGAAGCCGACGAACGATACTCAATCAGTTTTTACCTGGTAGCAATGGAATTTATCGTGTTCGACCTTGAGGTCGTATTTATTTATCCCTGGGCCGTTCAGTACCTCGAACTTGGTGTCGGAACGCTTATAGCAATGATTTTCTTTATAACTGTACTCTTTATCGGTCTGCTTTACACCCTTAAAAAAGGAACTGTTGACTGGGACATCAAAAGACAACTTTTAGAAAACTAA
- a CDS encoding 2Fe-2S iron-sulfur cluster-binding protein has translation MPEVFIDGKRYEFEGDHMALQYMLDQGLEVPFFCYHPSMSIPANCRQCMVKAGQYMKNDETGEYELDEEGERKIRWFPKLQTSCALKLSDGMVIQTQETSDEAERAQKDTLEFILANHPLDCPICDQAGECPLQIQTYKYGPEGSRFEVKKVHKPKRVELGPRVTLDAERCINCTRCVRFTEEISESHQLTIVSRGDKNYPITAPSETFDDPYSLNTVDICPVGALTSTDFRFKARVWEMNQTPSIDISNGKGCNVDLWTRDNEVLRITPRQNDHVNDYWMPDESRNAYKLFNENRVSRPFIKLDGDNQSNSSWNNAIETFAEVLEANDSSDILLIGSPHASVEENYTFNKFFNLLGAPNARFATHIIDGYGDDFLITDDQAPNTSGCRLLNLDESSSSELKTAVSQAKVVITLGDDLIDRDVLSVSDLEDPYVVSLATNHNEMTKASDLVIPITCVAEHAASYVNIDGRIQRSFPAKETKYSNRRLNLEMSEGRLDRFGTNFDNWVNEDNKVDCLPVWEFLNKLAERLGLEFEYRHSREIMTEISEKLDTFADVSFERMDEEKGIQLPIKQSKVEQK, from the coding sequence ATGCCCGAAGTATTTATAGACGGTAAACGTTACGAGTTTGAAGGAGACCACATGGCTCTCCAGTACATGCTGGATCAGGGGCTAGAAGTACCTTTCTTCTGTTACCATCCTTCCATGTCCATCCCGGCAAATTGTCGGCAGTGCATGGTTAAGGCCGGCCAGTATATGAAGAATGATGAAACCGGTGAGTACGAATTGGATGAAGAGGGAGAACGCAAAATCAGGTGGTTCCCCAAGCTTCAAACTTCCTGTGCATTAAAACTGTCTGACGGTATGGTCATTCAGACCCAGGAAACATCCGATGAAGCTGAACGGGCACAAAAGGATACTCTTGAATTTATTCTTGCCAACCACCCTCTCGACTGTCCGATATGTGATCAGGCCGGTGAGTGCCCGCTTCAAATTCAGACCTATAAATATGGACCTGAAGGAAGCCGTTTCGAGGTCAAGAAAGTACATAAACCCAAGCGAGTTGAACTCGGACCGCGCGTTACACTGGATGCCGAACGTTGCATCAACTGTACACGCTGTGTTCGATTTACCGAAGAGATCAGTGAATCACACCAGCTCACTATTGTGTCGCGTGGTGACAAAAACTACCCGATAACCGCACCTTCAGAAACTTTTGACGATCCATATTCTTTGAATACGGTCGATATCTGTCCGGTCGGTGCACTTACCTCAACCGATTTCCGTTTCAAGGCACGTGTCTGGGAAATGAATCAGACACCCAGCATTGATATTTCAAATGGCAAGGGTTGTAATGTGGATCTCTGGACACGGGATAATGAAGTATTGCGTATTACCCCCCGCCAGAACGACCACGTAAATGACTACTGGATGCCGGATGAAAGCCGCAATGCCTATAAACTCTTCAATGAAAACCGGGTATCGCGTCCATTCATCAAACTGGATGGCGATAACCAGAGCAATTCTTCCTGGAATAACGCTATTGAAACTTTTGCTGAGGTACTAGAAGCCAATGATTCTTCCGATATTCTATTAATCGGAAGTCCGCACGCATCGGTAGAAGAAAATTACACGTTCAACAAATTTTTCAATTTACTCGGTGCACCTAACGCTCGGTTTGCTACACATATAATAGACGGGTACGGCGATGATTTTCTGATTACCGACGACCAGGCACCCAATACTTCGGGCTGCCGACTGCTGAATCTGGATGAAAGCTCTTCATCTGAACTTAAAACAGCCGTATCACAGGCAAAAGTAGTTATCACATTAGGAGATGATCTCATTGACCGGGATGTACTCAGCGTTTCAGATCTGGAAGATCCGTACGTTGTTTCTTTAGCTACCAATCATAATGAGATGACCAAAGCTTCTGACTTGGTGATACCTATCACCTGCGTTGCAGAACATGCTGCAAGTTATGTCAATATTGATGGCAGAATTCAAAGATCTTTCCCGGCTAAAGAGACCAAGTACAGCAACCGTCGACTAAACCTTGAAATGTCGGAAGGTCGCCTTGACCGCTTCGGCACCAATTTTGACAACTGGGTTAATGAAGATAACAAGGTCGACTGTCTGCCTGTATGGGAATTCTTAAATAAGCTTGCCGAACGTCTCGGACTGGAATTTGAGTACCGGCACTCGCGTGAAATCATGACAGAAATCTCAGAAAAGCTGGACACATTCGCTGATGTAAGTTTTGAAAGAATGGATGAAGAGAAAGGCATTCAACTGCCTATTAAGCAGAGCAAGGTTGAACAAAAGTAA
- a CDS encoding bifunctional nuclease family protein, which yields MSKVKMDILGLSTSPSSGGAYALILNEVEGNRRLPIIIGTFEAQAIALELEHIKPPRPMTHDLLKNVIQTFGAEIKQVFINDLSEGTFFARIIYSNNGDQMEQDARPSDAIALAVRFNAPIYVADEILNEAGIVSEEQEGGTEVTTGEGAKDKPAEMSKLEKLEKELQTAIDTENYEKAARLRDEIQKLKG from the coding sequence TTGAGTAAAGTAAAAATGGACATTCTCGGGCTTTCAACGAGCCCAAGCAGCGGCGGTGCCTATGCACTGATATTAAACGAAGTTGAAGGCAATCGCAGACTGCCTATTATAATAGGTACATTTGAAGCACAGGCCATAGCCCTCGAGCTCGAACACATCAAGCCGCCCCGGCCAATGACTCACGATTTGCTGAAGAATGTCATTCAAACCTTTGGTGCTGAGATCAAACAAGTTTTCATCAATGATCTCAGTGAGGGAACGTTTTTTGCACGTATTATATATAGTAACAATGGTGACCAGATGGAGCAGGATGCCAGACCCAGCGATGCGATAGCCCTGGCTGTAAGGTTTAATGCTCCGATTTATGTTGCTGATGAAATTCTCAACGAAGCCGGAATTGTATCGGAAGAACAAGAAGGAGGTACGGAAGTGACTACAGGTGAAGGCGCGAAAGATAAACCAGCTGAGATGAGCAAGCTCGAAAAACTTGAGAAGGAATTACAAACGGCCATTGATACAGAGAACTACGAAAAGGCCGCCCGCTTACGGGATGAAATACAGAAGCTAAAAGGGTAA
- a CDS encoding NADH-quinone oxidoreductase subunit B — MGLESALGEGYLTTKIDTLVNWARSNAAWPMPMGLACCAIEMMAFAGPRYDVSRFGSEVFRFSPRQSDVMIVAGWVNYKMAHAIRRIWDQMPDPKWCIAMGACASTGGMHRCYGVVQGCDNFLPVDAYISGCPPRPDAVIHALMKIQDKIRTEHSVMLDT; from the coding sequence ATGGGTCTTGAAAGTGCACTTGGTGAGGGATACCTCACTACTAAAATTGACACGCTGGTTAACTGGGCACGATCTAATGCCGCATGGCCGATGCCTATGGGACTGGCTTGTTGCGCCATTGAGATGATGGCTTTCGCCGGTCCCCGCTACGATGTTTCGCGTTTCGGATCAGAGGTTTTTCGTTTCTCACCGAGACAAAGTGACGTGATGATCGTCGCCGGTTGGGTCAACTACAAGATGGCTCATGCTATCCGCCGCATCTGGGACCAAATGCCTGATCCAAAATGGTGTATAGCTATGGGGGCTTGTGCATCAACAGGTGGCATGCACCGTTGCTATGGTGTGGTTCAGGGTTGTGATAACTTTCTTCCCGTAGATGCCTACATCTCCGGCTGCCCTCCCCGTCCGGATGCTGTGATACATGCACTGATGAAAATACAGGACAAGATTCGAACCGAACACTCCGTAATGCTGGATACTTAA
- the nuoE gene encoding complex I 24 kDa subunit family protein: MAELSFTQEELDEIEKIKAKFPTVKAATLQVLWVAQRKYGHVEPEVQQLVAETLDLPAAHVHGVASFYTQYYKEEMGKFVLDVCTCLSCQLCGGYEILHHLEDELGIKAGETTDDGMFSIQEVECLGACGYAPMLQVTNGVYVNNLTEEKADELIKNLREGRMPEFESMQMPKLEKRNQAAS, from the coding sequence ATGGCTGAATTGTCATTCACACAAGAAGAACTCGATGAGATCGAGAAGATCAAAGCAAAGTTTCCTACAGTAAAGGCTGCAACATTGCAGGTGCTATGGGTAGCCCAAAGAAAGTACGGGCATGTAGAACCGGAAGTACAGCAGTTAGTCGCAGAGACTCTGGATTTGCCGGCCGCTCATGTTCATGGCGTAGCAAGTTTTTATACACAATACTATAAAGAAGAGATGGGCAAATTTGTGCTGGATGTCTGCACCTGTCTTAGCTGTCAGCTTTGCGGAGGCTATGAGATTCTTCACCACCTCGAGGACGAGCTTGGCATCAAAGCCGGTGAAACAACTGATGACGGTATGTTCAGCATACAGGAAGTTGAGTGTCTGGGTGCTTGCGGTTACGCTCCCATGCTACAGGTGACCAATGGTGTCTATGTGAATAACCTGACCGAAGAAAAAGCCGACGAACTGATCAAGAACCTCCGGGAAGGAAGGATGCCGGAGTTTGAATCGATGCAAATGCCGAAACTGGAAAAACGAAATCAAGCAGCTTCTTAA
- a CDS encoding SET domain-containing protein, translated as MIHPHTELRQVNKTKGRGIFATKGIPIGTITYVKDPLEIEIAPDDPRMEHPELSTIIETYSYMDEDGVRILSWDNAKYVNHCCCCNTMSTGYGFEIAIRNIAAGEEITDEYGMFNIEYAMELSCDKSNCRKTVSDHDLDVHYREWDQIVCNSLQHLNNVEQPLLSFLDNDTRNALQQFLDTGEGYQSVLNLRLNKDE; from the coding sequence ATGATCCATCCTCATACCGAACTAAGACAAGTCAATAAAACCAAAGGTCGGGGTATTTTCGCTACCAAAGGAATTCCCATAGGTACCATCACCTATGTCAAAGATCCCCTGGAAATTGAGATCGCACCCGATGATCCTCGAATGGAACATCCGGAATTGAGTACTATTATCGAAACATATAGCTATATGGATGAGGACGGCGTGCGCATTTTAAGCTGGGACAATGCAAAGTATGTGAACCACTGCTGTTGCTGCAATACCATGAGTACCGGTTATGGATTTGAAATTGCTATCCGCAATATAGCTGCAGGGGAAGAAATTACTGATGAGTACGGAATGTTCAATATTGAGTATGCCATGGAGCTCAGCTGCGATAAGTCAAACTGTAGAAAAACGGTAAGCGATCACGACCTCGATGTACATTACCGGGAATGGGATCAGATAGTCTGTAATTCCCTGCAGCATCTGAATAATGTCGAACAGCCTTTGCTCTCCTTTTTGGATAATGACACTCGCAATGCACTTCAGCAATTTCTGGATACCGGGGAGGGATATCAGTCGGTTCTGAATCTGAGACTAAATAAGGATGAGTAA